Proteins from a genomic interval of Haloplasma contractile SSD-17B:
- the sigG gene encoding RNA polymerase sporulation sigma factor SigG: MSKYKVDINGLDTSKIKVLKNTEMVKLFKQLQNEGDESAREKLVFGNLRLVLSVLKRFNQRGENMDDLFQVGCLGLIKAIDNFDLKHQVKFSTYAVPMIIGEIRRYLRDNSSIRVSRSLKDIAYKVLQVRERFVTENQREPTEKEIATILEIDPIDVILSLEAIQDPVSIYTPIYSDGGDTIHLIDQIQDDKNDYQTWSQNVMIENGLKKLESREKRIIYERYFLGKTQMEIADEIGISQAQVSRLEKNALKQMHNHLH; encoded by the coding sequence ATGAGCAAGTATAAGGTGGATATCAACGGTTTAGACACTAGTAAAATCAAGGTTCTAAAAAATACCGAAATGGTCAAGTTATTCAAACAATTACAAAACGAAGGCGATGAGTCTGCACGTGAAAAACTTGTGTTTGGGAATTTACGATTGGTACTCAGTGTTCTAAAACGTTTCAACCAACGTGGAGAGAATATGGATGATTTGTTTCAGGTGGGATGTCTAGGTTTAATCAAAGCTATTGACAATTTTGATTTGAAGCATCAAGTTAAATTTTCAACGTATGCAGTACCAATGATTATCGGTGAAATACGACGCTATTTAAGAGATAATAGTTCGATACGAGTATCACGCTCACTGAAAGATATTGCATACAAAGTATTGCAAGTTCGTGAGAGGTTTGTAACTGAAAATCAACGCGAACCAACTGAGAAGGAAATAGCAACGATTTTAGAAATTGATCCAATCGATGTTATTTTATCACTAGAAGCAATACAAGATCCAGTTTCAATCTATACACCAATCTATAGTGATGGTGGCGATACCATTCACTTAATTGATCAAATACAAGATGATAAAAATGACTATCAGACTTGGAGCCAGAATGTAATGATTGAAAACGGATTAAAGAAACTTGAAAGTCGTGAAAAAAGAATTATTTATGAACGCTATTTCTTGGGAAAAACTCAGATGGAAATTGCAGATGAAATTGGTATTTCACAGGCTCAGGTTTCTAGACTTGAAAAAAATGCATTAAAACAAATGCATAATCATCTACATTAA
- a CDS encoding lysophospholipid acyltransferase family protein, whose product MFRIMWVYLNAGWYVIRHLFVIKKKINYPDDYTIDEKFEEVRELNKIIVETSGLDIMIEGKENLKNEPVLYVANHASMFDPYILGNSIDKQLGAVIAGDEWYQKIPIISNWFKLIGSVYLNRKNTREGIKAIKEAATNIKNGHSILVFPEGEITQYITNESVGVFKGGSFKIATKANVPIIPIAMIGTDEVYKSRGIFGRLYKHRVVVKILEPYTKHLNKTIKTSDIANDIRQEIMYEVEKNSAILKAENETIYTKAAN is encoded by the coding sequence ATGTTTAGAATAATGTGGGTATATTTAAATGCAGGTTGGTATGTAATAAGACATCTTTTTGTAATAAAAAAGAAGATTAACTATCCAGATGATTATACAATTGATGAGAAGTTTGAGGAAGTTAGAGAATTAAATAAAATTATTGTTGAAACCTCTGGTTTAGATATTATGATTGAGGGAAAAGAGAATTTAAAGAACGAACCAGTTTTATATGTAGCAAATCATGCTAGTATGTTTGATCCCTATATTTTAGGAAATTCTATAGACAAGCAATTGGGAGCTGTTATAGCAGGTGATGAATGGTATCAAAAAATTCCGATTATTTCGAACTGGTTTAAACTTATAGGAAGTGTATACTTAAATCGAAAAAATACCAGAGAAGGCATTAAAGCAATAAAAGAAGCTGCTACAAATATAAAAAATGGACACTCTATTCTTGTGTTTCCTGAGGGCGAAATTACACAATATATTACAAATGAATCTGTTGGTGTTTTTAAGGGTGGTAGTTTCAAAATTGCTACTAAGGCTAACGTACCTATTATCCCGATTGCTATGATCGGTACTGACGAAGTCTATAAATCTCGTGGGATATTTGGTAGATTGTATAAGCATAGAGTAGTAGTCAAAATACTAGAGCCATATACCAAGCACTTAAATAAAACAATTAAAACTTCTGATATTGCAAATGATATAAGGCAAGAAATCATGTATGAAGTTGAAAAAAATTCAGCTATTTTAAAAGCTGAAAACGAAACTATATACACCAAGGCAGCGAATTAA
- a CDS encoding YggT family protein, translating to MDTTLILKFLIQIIEIYSYTLLIYALMSWLPDLRQTRIYEFFYNVTHPYLRLFKFARVGMLDLSIIVGFFVLNILSIILRSMM from the coding sequence ATGGATACAACACTAATATTAAAGTTTTTAATACAAATTATTGAGATTTATTCTTATACACTTTTAATTTATGCTTTAATGTCATGGCTTCCCGATTTAAGACAAACAAGGATCTATGAATTTTTCTACAATGTTACTCACCCATATCTTCGATTATTTAAGTTCGCAAGAGTAGGAATGCTGGATTTATCCATAATAGTAGGTTTCTTTGTATTAAATATACTATCCATTATTCTTAGATCAATGATGTGA
- the pepV gene encoding dipeptidase PepV, translating into MFNFYEEFEKYHDDFLKKTVELLKIPSVLDGDTASEEKPFGEGIQKAYEYMMNLGEKDGFRSKNIDNYAGHLELGEGDEVLGILCHLDVVPTGDNWNHPPFSGTVKDGKIFARGAIDDKGPTMAAYYAVKMLKDLGVTFNKKVRIIIGNDEESEWRGIDRYLKSEKMPDIGFAPDAEYPLIYGEKGIAVARISGKIEEFDGLFNLGFGERVNVVPDKATAVVDNVNLKDAYYKFIEEKGYKGESVEENKNLALKAFGKNAHAMEPDHGFNAGFILLEFLNERFDNKFVNFMNTYLTYDSRLKKAGLNFTSDVMNDLTCNVGKVVYDKGEFEILLNFRYPHDMDINELNTKFSKIVNQYGFNYEMISNSKPHFVDPNDEFIQTLHNAYIKYTGDEKTELKTIGGGTYARALKKAVAFGALMPGREELAHQPNEYVQIEDLHKSVAIYAEAIYNLTR; encoded by the coding sequence ATGTTTAATTTCTATGAAGAGTTTGAAAAGTATCACGATGATTTTCTGAAAAAAACAGTAGAACTACTTAAAATTCCAAGTGTATTAGATGGCGATACTGCGAGTGAAGAGAAACCATTTGGAGAAGGAATTCAAAAAGCATATGAGTACATGATGAACTTAGGCGAGAAAGATGGATTCAGATCAAAAAATATTGATAATTACGCAGGACATTTAGAACTTGGTGAAGGAGACGAAGTACTTGGTATTTTATGTCACTTAGATGTTGTTCCTACAGGAGATAACTGGAATCATCCACCATTTAGTGGAACAGTAAAGGATGGTAAAATATTTGCAAGAGGAGCGATTGATGATAAGGGTCCTACAATGGCAGCTTATTATGCAGTAAAGATGTTAAAAGATTTAGGTGTTACATTCAATAAGAAAGTTCGGATCATTATTGGAAACGATGAAGAGAGCGAATGGCGAGGAATTGATCGCTATTTAAAATCTGAGAAGATGCCAGACATTGGGTTTGCACCGGATGCTGAATATCCATTGATATATGGAGAAAAAGGAATAGCAGTTGCTAGAATCTCTGGTAAGATAGAAGAATTCGATGGCTTGTTTAATCTAGGATTTGGAGAACGGGTAAATGTTGTCCCAGATAAGGCGACAGCTGTTGTTGATAATGTAAATTTAAAGGATGCGTACTATAAGTTTATAGAGGAAAAAGGTTATAAAGGTGAGTCTGTAGAAGAAAATAAGAATCTAGCTCTTAAAGCATTTGGTAAGAATGCACATGCAATGGAGCCTGATCATGGCTTTAATGCAGGTTTTATTTTACTTGAATTTTTAAATGAACGCTTTGATAATAAATTTGTTAACTTTATGAATACCTATCTAACCTATGATTCGAGACTTAAAAAGGCAGGACTTAACTTTACTAGCGACGTTATGAACGATTTAACGTGTAATGTCGGAAAAGTTGTCTATGATAAAGGAGAATTTGAAATATTATTAAATTTTCGTTATCCGCATGATATGGATATTAATGAGTTAAACACAAAATTTTCAAAAATCGTAAATCAGTATGGATTTAATTATGAGATGATATCAAACTCAAAGCCACATTTCGTTGATCCAAACGATGAATTTATTCAGACTCTACATAATGCGTACATCAAGTATACAGGAGATGAAAAGACTGAGTTAAAGACAATTGGTGGCGGGACATATGCAAGAGCATTAAAAAAAGCTGTTGCTTTTGGAGCCTTAATGCCAGGACGAGAGGAATTAGCACATCAACCTAATGAGTATGTTCAAATTGAAGATTTACATAAATCTGTAGCAATTTACGCTGAAGCCATCTATAACTTAACACGCTAA
- a CDS encoding YggS family pyridoxal phosphate-dependent enzyme has protein sequence MDLKRNIEALKKEVDEMCTSLNLRRKIEIVAATKYVSSEIISKLYYNGIKHVGENRVNVFLEKYDRLHDLDLTWHFIGSLQSKKVKKVINKVDYLHSLDRESLAVAIEKHAVKKVKCFVQVNTSEENSKHGLLYTEALSFIKKLRDYQKIEVVGLMTMAPLTDDEEIIKNTFSRLKELQEEIQTLKLENVPCKELSMGMSNDYLMAIEEGATYLRIGSRLFK, from the coding sequence ATGGATTTAAAGCGAAACATAGAAGCATTAAAAAAAGAAGTAGACGAAATGTGTACAAGCCTTAATTTAAGACGTAAAATTGAAATAGTTGCAGCCACTAAATATGTAAGTAGTGAAATTATTTCAAAATTATATTATAATGGTATTAAGCATGTAGGGGAAAACCGCGTAAATGTTTTTCTAGAGAAATATGACCGTTTGCATGATTTAGACCTAACATGGCATTTTATTGGATCATTACAAAGTAAGAAGGTAAAAAAAGTCATTAATAAGGTTGATTACCTACATTCTTTAGATCGAGAGTCTTTAGCGGTTGCAATTGAAAAACATGCAGTTAAAAAAGTTAAGTGTTTTGTACAGGTTAATACATCTGAAGAAAATTCTAAACATGGTCTTTTATACACTGAAGCACTGTCCTTTATTAAAAAGTTAAGAGACTATCAAAAGATTGAAGTTGTAGGATTAATGACAATGGCACCGTTAACAGATGATGAAGAAATAATCAAAAATACGTTTAGTCGTTTAAAGGAATTGCAGGAAGAAATACAAACTTTAAAGCTAGAGAACGTACCATGTAAAGAGTTATCAATGGGAATGAGTAATGATTATTTAATGGCCATAGAAGAGGGAGCAACTTATTTAAGAATCGGTTCTAGGTTATTTAAGTAA
- a CDS encoding pseudouridine synthase has product MRLDKVLANMGYGSRKEIKKIIKSGYVTVNNKRIKQPNTHIDEENDTIYINKELVTYKKFIYLMMNKPNSFISATKDGYHKTVIELLDENDRIHAPYPCGRLDIDTEGLLIISNDGDFAHRLTHPKKDVTKTYYVEVDQPLDESDKHAFSQGMELLDGNNNIYKTKPACLELKGSDEPTKAYVTISEGKFHQVKRMFKNVGKTVNYLKRISIGCLKLDESLGLGQYRPLTEEETLLLFKNKD; this is encoded by the coding sequence ATGCGATTAGATAAGGTCTTAGCAAATATGGGCTATGGTTCGCGAAAAGAAATAAAAAAAATCATAAAATCTGGCTATGTGACTGTAAATAACAAGCGAATTAAACAACCCAATACACATATTGATGAAGAAAACGATACAATTTATATAAATAAAGAGTTAGTAACGTATAAAAAATTTATCTATCTTATGATGAATAAGCCAAATAGTTTTATCTCTGCTACTAAAGATGGGTATCATAAAACGGTCATCGAATTATTGGATGAAAATGATCGAATTCATGCACCGTATCCTTGTGGTCGCTTAGACATAGATACTGAAGGACTCTTAATTATTTCCAATGATGGTGATTTTGCACATCGTTTAACCCATCCAAAAAAAGATGTTACAAAAACCTATTATGTTGAAGTTGATCAACCACTTGATGAGAGTGATAAGCATGCATTCTCTCAAGGAATGGAATTGTTAGATGGAAATAACAATATATATAAAACGAAACCTGCCTGTTTAGAATTAAAAGGTAGCGATGAACCGACTAAGGCGTACGTAACTATAAGTGAAGGAAAGTTTCATCAAGTAAAAAGAATGTTTAAAAATGTTGGAAAAACAGTAAACTATTTAAAGAGAATATCAATAGGTTGTTTAAAACTTGATGAGTCATTAGGTTTAGGACAATATCGACCATTAACTGAAGAAGAAACCTTGCTATTATTTAAAAACAAAGACTAG
- a CDS encoding YlmC/YmxH family sporulation protein has translation MLFTEICEKEVVNVINGKAIGNVVDLEIEPNSGRIFFIYVQQIEGLLSIFNKPEKLKIPWNQIVKIGVDVIIVNFPFRKVDDGDEFAEDVQY, from the coding sequence ATGTTATTTACTGAGATTTGCGAAAAAGAAGTCGTTAATGTCATTAATGGTAAAGCAATTGGGAATGTTGTAGATTTGGAAATTGAACCGAATAGCGGAAGAATATTTTTCATTTATGTTCAACAAATAGAGGGGTTATTAAGTATATTCAATAAACCAGAAAAATTAAAAATACCTTGGAATCAAATAGTAAAAATAGGAGTCGATGTAATCATTGTTAACTTTCCATTCCGTAAGGTTGATGACGGTGATGAATTTGCTGAAGATGTACAATATTAA
- the trmB gene encoding tRNA (guanosine(46)-N7)-methyltransferase TrmB has product MRLRNVKGAAKILENNQDLVILEPKLYRSKWHEFFGNQNPIHIEVGMGKGQFVYEMALKYPDINFIGIEKYDNVIVRAVEKLREQKPSNLMLIRMDAEKLLDSFADGEISRIYLSFSDPWPKNRHAKRRLTHSNFLKLYEQILNKEGELHFKTDNRLLFEFSLVSVSLYGMLLKNVWLDLHDDPDFDSVMTEYEEKFATMGKRIYRLEASFKR; this is encoded by the coding sequence ATGCGTTTAAGAAATGTAAAGGGAGCAGCAAAAATACTAGAAAACAATCAGGATTTAGTCATATTAGAACCAAAACTTTATAGGAGTAAATGGCATGAATTCTTTGGCAATCAGAATCCAATTCATATTGAAGTAGGAATGGGAAAGGGTCAATTTGTATATGAGATGGCTTTAAAATACCCAGATATTAACTTTATCGGGATTGAAAAGTATGATAATGTAATCGTGCGAGCAGTAGAGAAGTTGAGAGAACAAAAACCCTCTAACCTAATGCTTATTCGAATGGATGCAGAAAAATTATTAGACTCATTTGCTGATGGAGAAATTAGTCGTATTTACTTGAGTTTCTCTGACCCGTGGCCTAAAAATAGACATGCTAAGAGGCGCTTAACACATAGTAATTTCCTGAAACTCTATGAACAAATTCTCAATAAAGAAGGAGAGTTACACTTTAAAACGGATAATCGATTATTATTTGAGTTTTCATTAGTAAGTGTGTCTCTATATGGAATGCTTTTAAAGAATGTATGGTTAGACTTACATGACGACCCTGATTTTGATAGTGTTATGACAGAATACGAAGAAAAATTTGCAACCATGGGAAAACGAATCTATCGTTTAGAAGCAAGTTTTAAGCGTTAA
- the sepF gene encoding cell division protein SepF: MGAIRDSFKKFLGFDVEEHDKIFNSQTKEIEQDSPFKKNSYEEEIQDSNDQSFNEMNNVRKRQRDYTVVRKQKLENNQDNSANENNQSILAKSSIKYEKPKTYGDACEIVEFLLEGYTVFVDVIDLEVSKARRIVDFIDGAIFAAGGDRQIIKHKYFKFSPTYEEEEENELLRNGYN; this comes from the coding sequence ATGGGAGCTATAAGAGATTCATTCAAAAAATTTCTAGGATTTGATGTTGAAGAACATGATAAAATTTTTAATTCGCAAACTAAAGAGATAGAGCAAGATTCTCCTTTTAAAAAGAATAGTTATGAAGAAGAAATTCAAGACTCAAATGACCAATCATTTAATGAAATGAACAACGTTCGTAAACGACAACGTGACTATACGGTTGTTAGAAAACAGAAATTAGAAAACAACCAGGATAATTCGGCCAATGAAAATAACCAAAGTATACTTGCTAAAAGCAGCATTAAGTATGAAAAACCAAAAACTTATGGGGACGCATGCGAAATTGTTGAATTTTTGCTTGAGGGTTATACTGTATTTGTAGATGTAATCGATTTAGAAGTCTCGAAAGCAAGACGAATTGTCGATTTTATTGATGGTGCAATATTTGCAGCTGGTGGAGATCGTCAAATTATTAAACATAAATATTTTAAGTTTAGTCCAACCTATGAAGAGGAAGAAGAGAACGAGTTGCTTCGTAATGGCTATAACTAA
- the ileS gene encoding isoleucine--tRNA ligase — protein sequence MAKEYKDTLLMPKTDFKMRGNLGNREPELQKHWEEMDLYHKIIEKNNDKPTYILHDGPPYANGNIHMGHALNKVLKDFVVRFKNMSGFKSPYIPGWDTHGLPIETALTKKKKVKRKELSPSEFREKCAEYALEQVENQKEQFKRLGVMGEWEQPYITLQKNYEARQLKLFAKMVEKGLIYKGLRPVYWSWSSETALAEAEIEYHDKKSPAIYVAFNVMDGKGVLDGDEQFIIWTTTPWTIPANLAICLHPELEYSVVLVDGNKYIVASDLVESLTEEFEWSNPKTIKTYQGAELEHVKTKHPLYDRVSLITLGEHVTADATGCVHTAPGHGEDDFNIGKQYGLEPLCPVDDRGIMTKEAPGFEGLHIDKANKAITEKLEATGALIKLSFINHSYPHDWRTKKPIIFRVTPQWYASIDGLKDTMMKEIESVKWLPSWGDVRLGNMIKDRTDWCISRQRVWGVPIPVFYAENGEEILDKDVIDHVSELFKEHGSNIWFDWSAEKLLPEGFTHAGSPNNKFRKETDIMDVWFDSGTSHQGVLEERGLPYPADLYLEGSDQYRGWFNSSLSTGVAMTGKSPYKQVVSHGFVLDANGRKMSKSLGNVVDPLKIMKQLGADILRLWVSSVDYQADVRISDNMMKQIAESYRKFRNTFRFLLGNLHDFDPKSDYVDYEKRNEVDQYVTCKLNDLVKEVLHAYENFEFDVVYRKMTNYVTQFLSSFYLDFTKDILYIEKDNSLDRRSIQSVLYDNIDRLSRLLAPILSHTTDEVYQYIPGKKEESIHLTDMPKPIEIAEDEALKQRYDQFLILRRDILKALEEARNKKIIGKSFNAKLTIYPNDELVHLLNQLDANFQQIFIVSQFEQKTFDEAPETAMTFEQVKVLVEPALGHTCARCWQIVENVNEDEICSRCEEVIE from the coding sequence ATGGCAAAAGAATATAAAGATACACTATTAATGCCAAAAACGGATTTTAAAATGCGTGGTAACTTAGGAAACCGCGAGCCAGAATTACAAAAACACTGGGAAGAAATGGATTTATATCATAAAATTATTGAAAAGAATAATGACAAACCGACATACATCTTACACGATGGACCACCATATGCGAACGGGAATATTCATATGGGACATGCACTTAATAAGGTGCTAAAAGATTTTGTTGTGCGCTTTAAAAATATGAGTGGGTTTAAGTCACCTTATATTCCTGGGTGGGACACTCATGGTTTACCAATTGAAACAGCGTTGACTAAGAAGAAGAAAGTTAAACGTAAGGAGTTATCACCATCTGAATTTAGAGAAAAATGCGCGGAATATGCATTAGAACAGGTAGAAAATCAAAAAGAACAATTTAAACGTCTAGGTGTAATGGGAGAATGGGAACAACCTTATATCACCTTACAGAAAAATTATGAGGCTAGACAATTGAAATTGTTTGCTAAAATGGTGGAAAAAGGATTAATTTATAAAGGATTACGTCCTGTGTATTGGTCATGGTCAAGTGAGACAGCACTTGCAGAAGCTGAAATTGAATATCATGATAAAAAGTCACCAGCAATCTACGTTGCATTCAACGTTATGGATGGTAAGGGAGTATTAGATGGTGATGAACAGTTCATCATTTGGACGACAACTCCATGGACAATACCTGCTAACTTGGCAATATGTCTACATCCTGAGTTGGAGTATTCGGTAGTTCTAGTAGATGGAAATAAATATATCGTTGCTTCTGACTTAGTAGAGTCATTAACTGAGGAATTCGAATGGTCAAATCCAAAAACAATCAAAACATATCAGGGTGCAGAACTTGAACATGTAAAAACTAAGCATCCATTATATGACCGTGTGTCTTTAATTACTTTAGGAGAGCACGTTACAGCTGACGCAACAGGATGTGTGCATACTGCCCCTGGTCATGGTGAAGATGACTTTAACATTGGGAAGCAATATGGATTAGAACCATTATGTCCAGTTGATGATCGAGGAATAATGACGAAAGAAGCACCAGGATTCGAAGGATTACATATCGATAAAGCGAACAAAGCGATTACAGAAAAATTAGAAGCAACTGGAGCTTTAATAAAACTATCGTTTATAAATCACTCTTACCCACATGACTGGCGTACTAAGAAACCAATCATTTTCCGTGTAACTCCACAATGGTATGCATCTATTGATGGTCTAAAAGATACCATGATGAAAGAAATAGAATCGGTTAAATGGCTGCCTTCATGGGGAGACGTTAGACTAGGTAATATGATAAAAGACCGTACTGACTGGTGTATTTCGCGACAACGAGTATGGGGAGTTCCAATTCCTGTATTCTATGCTGAAAATGGTGAAGAGATTCTAGATAAAGACGTTATTGATCACGTATCTGAATTATTTAAAGAACATGGATCGAACATTTGGTTCGATTGGTCTGCTGAAAAGCTATTACCTGAAGGATTTACACACGCTGGTAGTCCGAACAACAAATTCCGTAAAGAGACAGATATTATGGACGTTTGGTTTGATTCAGGGACATCACACCAGGGTGTGCTAGAGGAAAGAGGGTTACCTTATCCAGCGGATTTATATCTAGAAGGTTCAGATCAGTACAGGGGATGGTTTAACTCTTCTTTATCTACAGGTGTCGCAATGACAGGAAAATCACCTTATAAACAAGTCGTAAGTCATGGATTTGTACTAGATGCTAATGGACGCAAGATGAGCAAGTCACTCGGAAATGTTGTAGATCCTTTAAAGATTATGAAACAACTTGGAGCAGACATCTTAAGATTATGGGTGTCATCAGTAGATTATCAAGCAGATGTGCGTATTTCAGATAATATGATGAAACAAATTGCTGAATCATATCGAAAATTTAGAAATACATTTAGATTCTTATTAGGAAATCTGCATGACTTTGATCCTAAGTCAGATTATGTAGACTATGAGAAGCGTAATGAAGTTGATCAGTACGTGACATGCAAGTTAAATGACCTTGTAAAGGAAGTATTACATGCGTATGAAAACTTTGAATTCGATGTGGTATATCGTAAAATGACGAATTATGTAACGCAATTTTTGTCTTCATTTTATTTAGATTTTACAAAAGATATTTTATATATTGAAAAAGATAATTCATTAGATAGACGTTCTATTCAATCCGTGTTATATGATAATATCGATCGTTTATCACGATTATTAGCGCCAATTTTATCGCATACAACTGATGAAGTATATCAGTATATTCCAGGTAAAAAAGAGGAATCAATTCATTTAACGGATATGCCAAAACCAATTGAAATTGCAGAAGATGAAGCGCTTAAACAACGATATGATCAATTCTTAATATTACGTCGCGATATCCTAAAAGCGTTAGAGGAAGCACGCAATAAAAAAATAATCGGGAAATCTTTTAATGCAAAATTAACTATTTATCCTAATGATGAACTTGTTCATCTTCTAAACCAACTAGATGCAAACTTTCAACAAATATTTATTGTATCTCAATTTGAGCAAAAAACATTTGATGAAGCACCTGAAACTGCCATGACATTTGAACAGGTTAAAGTTTTAGTTGAACCTGCTCTTGGACATACGTGTGCTAGATGCTGGCAGATCGTAGAAAATGTAAATGAAGATGAAATTTGTTCGCGATGTGAAGAAGTAATCGAATAA
- a CDS encoding DivIVA domain-containing protein, producing MNLEKFKGQILNELPNCTEQEIRELIPNLLSKIEEIYEGKNRLTDENKKLKEQNRMLETKLNDPNVLKNAAIKEGEELLEDAKRKHEALIHDANLKSEQMVQDAKDESEQIIAKTILKIQNAVAEIECIDQQQKVFRSHILSLFKHNIFKFSDSDYYFIKSVDDDLQGLLSFFEKDERIKRIYEKNMSKLKTITKSMETFDPINDQAGNDDVIDDESNHNDLTSIDTDSLSRIQNHEQDDELKNDLHHKTEIHNNSENKGTTNINKQSTHDQVIETKNEKVNSKEKKKTPSFLDLINSINELEE from the coding sequence TTGAATTTAGAAAAGTTTAAGGGACAAATATTGAATGAGTTACCAAATTGCACAGAACAAGAAATTCGTGAACTTATTCCAAACCTGCTCTCTAAGATAGAAGAGATTTATGAAGGTAAAAATAGGTTGACTGATGAGAACAAAAAGCTAAAAGAACAGAATAGGATGTTAGAGACCAAGTTGAACGATCCTAACGTTCTAAAAAATGCTGCTATTAAAGAAGGCGAAGAATTACTAGAGGATGCAAAAAGAAAGCATGAGGCATTAATTCATGACGCAAACTTAAAGTCTGAACAAATGGTTCAGGATGCAAAGGATGAAAGTGAGCAGATTATTGCAAAAACAATCCTGAAAATACAAAATGCTGTTGCAGAAATTGAATGCATCGACCAACAACAAAAGGTATTCCGATCTCATATTTTATCATTATTCAAACATAATATATTCAAATTCTCAGATAGTGACTATTATTTTATTAAATCTGTTGATGATGATTTACAAGGGTTACTATCGTTCTTCGAAAAAGACGAACGTATTAAACGAATCTATGAAAAAAATATGAGTAAATTAAAAACGATTACAAAATCAATGGAAACATTTGATCCAATAAATGATCAAGCAGGGAACGATGATGTGATTGATGATGAATCAAACCATAATGACCTTACTTCTATTGATACAGATTCGTTAAGTCGTATACAAAATCATGAACAAGATGATGAACTTAAGAATGACTTACACCATAAAACAGAAATTCATAATAATTCTGAGAATAAGGGAACAACAAACATTAATAAACAGTCAACCCATGATCAAGTCATCGAAACAAAAAATGAAAAAGTTAACAGTAAAGAAAAAAAGAAAACCCCAAGTTTCTTAGATTTAATTAACTCTATTAATGAATTAGAAGAATAG
- a CDS encoding YlmH family RNA-binding protein, whose protein sequence is MLEHYGEQERDFVSKIVKYKKQVEKNDKVILTRFLTMREQVIINEIFGHPDYSIYEFFGGYEDAERKRCFICPSYMTIYDEIFDVKCYKIEYNKRYVDLNHQNVLGSLMALKVDRSLFGDIIFDEHDDCYFFVSKEIENLILTEFKTVGKYPISLKDYQGKVNYRKKYKLREVIVSSIRLDTVISSVLNVSRNQASELISKGAVSVNSKLTYYQATKCEVKDIISVRKFGRIIIDGIKGKTKRSKLIVIVKQPIS, encoded by the coding sequence ATGCTAGAACATTACGGAGAACAAGAACGTGATTTTGTATCAAAAATAGTCAAATATAAAAAACAGGTAGAAAAAAATGATAAAGTAATCTTAACACGTTTTTTAACAATGAGAGAACAAGTTATAATCAACGAGATATTTGGTCACCCTGACTACTCTATTTATGAATTTTTCGGTGGATACGAAGATGCTGAACGCAAAAGATGTTTTATTTGTCCTAGCTATATGACAATTTATGATGAAATATTCGATGTCAAATGTTATAAAATAGAGTATAACAAACGGTATGTTGATTTAAACCATCAAAATGTACTAGGCTCACTAATGGCACTAAAAGTTGACCGTTCCCTATTTGGAGATATTATTTTTGATGAGCATGACGACTGTTACTTTTTTGTAAGTAAAGAGATAGAAAATCTTATACTTACAGAGTTTAAAACAGTTGGTAAGTATCCAATATCGCTTAAGGACTATCAAGGGAAAGTCAATTATAGAAAAAAGTATAAACTAAGGGAAGTAATAGTGTCATCAATTCGTTTAGACACTGTGATTAGCTCTGTACTAAATGTATCACGAAATCAGGCTAGTGAGTTAATATCAAAAGGGGCAGTGTCTGTTAATTCTAAACTAACTTATTATCAAGCGACAAAGTGCGAAGTGAAAGATATAATTTCGGTACGGAAGTTTGGAAGAATTATTATTGATGGTATTAAAGGAAAAACAAAACGAAGTAAATTGATCGTAATTGTTAAACAACCCATTTCCTGA